In Aminobacterium sp. MB27-C1, a single genomic region encodes these proteins:
- a CDS encoding S9 family peptidase yields MSKHLFFPVLVASLAVVILLWNAGSASAALPPLVSLEDFFKNPEKISFSLSPNGEYLAYMKPWQRRMNVYVQKVGSNGEPKRLTEAISRDIAGYFWKGNNQIIYVQDSGGDENYHLFSVDITAQTRKELTPFSNVRVSVVDDLEDVENEMLIAMNRRDPRLYDVYRINILTGELTLVAENPGDIAGWLTDNDGKLRVAVRSDGVQTSLLYRKTETEPFRTVVTTNFKDSIDPLFFTFDNNYLYVASNLHRDKSAIYRYDPETGAFLDMIYEHPDVDVYGLLRSKKRKVITGVRYITDKGHYQFFDSEREEIQNTIEKKLPGYDVVVASMTRDENRMLVYVGSDRTLGAYYFYDRKTGDFKKLADLSPWLKEEEMASTRPISYTARDGLTIHGYLTLPVGVEPKNLPVIVHPHGGPWVRDTWGFSPEVQFLANRGYAVLEMNYRGSTGYGKSFWVAGFKEWGRKMQDDITDGVQWLIETGVADSEKIGIYGASYGGYAVLAGLAFTPDLYACGVDYVGPSNIFTLLETLPPYWELGRQMMYEQIGDPEKDKELLRAASPVFHADKIQSPLFVAQGANDPRVKKAESDQIVEALRRRGVDVEYMVKENEGHGFRNEENRFDFYRAMEKFLARHLQGRVKE; encoded by the coding sequence ATGTCTAAACATTTATTTTTTCCCGTTCTTGTCGCAAGTTTGGCCGTTGTGATTTTGTTATGGAATGCAGGAAGTGCTTCCGCAGCTTTGCCTCCCCTTGTTTCTCTTGAAGATTTTTTCAAAAATCCTGAAAAAATATCTTTTTCTCTTTCTCCAAATGGAGAATATTTAGCATATATGAAACCATGGCAACGAAGGATGAATGTATATGTTCAAAAAGTAGGTTCCAATGGTGAACCGAAGCGCCTTACAGAGGCTATATCTCGAGATATAGCCGGATATTTCTGGAAGGGAAACAATCAGATTATTTATGTTCAAGATTCAGGAGGAGATGAAAATTACCATCTCTTCTCTGTTGATATAACTGCTCAGACAAGAAAAGAGCTAACGCCTTTTTCTAATGTACGGGTTTCTGTTGTTGATGACTTGGAAGATGTGGAAAACGAGATGCTTATTGCTATGAATCGCCGCGATCCACGTCTTTACGATGTGTATAGAATTAATATTTTGACTGGAGAACTTACTCTTGTTGCTGAAAATCCTGGAGATATTGCAGGATGGCTCACAGATAATGACGGGAAATTAAGGGTTGCCGTTCGGAGCGATGGTGTACAAACGAGTCTTCTATATAGAAAAACCGAAACGGAGCCTTTTAGAACTGTTGTAACGACGAATTTCAAGGACTCTATAGATCCGCTATTTTTTACCTTTGACAATAACTATCTTTACGTGGCGTCGAATCTCCACCGCGATAAGAGCGCTATTTATCGTTATGACCCGGAGACTGGGGCTTTTCTTGATATGATATATGAACATCCTGATGTTGATGTTTACGGGCTTCTTCGCTCAAAAAAACGTAAAGTTATTACAGGTGTTCGATATATAACAGATAAGGGGCACTATCAGTTTTTTGATTCAGAAAGGGAAGAAATACAAAACACAATTGAAAAGAAGCTTCCAGGTTATGATGTTGTTGTGGCAAGTATGACCCGAGATGAAAATCGGATGCTTGTTTATGTAGGTAGTGACAGGACATTAGGAGCTTATTATTTCTACGATCGTAAGACGGGGGACTTTAAAAAACTTGCAGATTTAAGCCCGTGGCTTAAAGAAGAAGAGATGGCTTCCACAAGGCCTATTTCATATACCGCAAGGGATGGCCTTACTATTCATGGATACTTAACTCTTCCAGTGGGAGTTGAGCCTAAAAATCTTCCTGTAATAGTTCATCCTCATGGTGGGCCATGGGTTCGAGATACATGGGGATTTAGTCCCGAAGTACAATTTTTGGCCAATAGAGGATACGCTGTTTTGGAGATGAATTACAGAGGCTCAACTGGTTACGGTAAGAGTTTTTGGGTCGCTGGCTTCAAAGAATGGGGCCGCAAAATGCAAGATGACATTACCGATGGAGTGCAGTGGCTTATCGAAACGGGAGTAGCCGATTCGGAGAAAATAGGCATCTATGGTGCTTCTTATGGAGGATACGCGGTTTTGGCTGGATTGGCATTTACTCCCGATCTTTATGCATGTGGAGTTGATTATGTCGGACCGTCTAACATCTTTACTCTTTTAGAAACTCTCCCCCCCTATTGGGAATTAGGTCGTCAGATGATGTATGAGCAAATAGGCGATCCGGAGAAAGATAAGGAGTTGCTCCGAGCGGCATCCCCTGTTTTCCATGCGGATAAGATCCAATCCCCGCTTTTTGTTGCTCAAGGAGCTAACGATCCTCGTGTAAAAAAGGCCGAATCTGATCAGATAGTAGAAGCGCTACGTAGGCGAGGTGTCGATGTGGAATATATGGTAAAAGAAAATGAAGGACACGGCTTCAGAAATGAGGAAAATCGTTTTGATTTTTATCGGGCAATGGAAAAATTTTTAGCGCGTCATCTTCAGGGACGGGTTAAAGAATAA
- a CDS encoding response regulator, which yields MEEKLSVLLVDQDLMTASVMKQFIVAVPGFYVAGISTSLPHICVTLQKNQIDLVVFEPLGLAENIAEVVGRIHRISPMTAFIVVSSKADQFSVRQALSLGALDYVLKPFSFERFRRALYICQDRKKLLSTLPKICMQNTIDEVIVAQRERLFFSYLPNGIQKETLEQMAETLSSLQEAATIDEIAQLTGFSRTTTWRYLHYLLNIGRIVSTLEYQVAGRPLKKFLYIK from the coding sequence ATGGAAGAAAAGCTTTCTGTTTTACTTGTGGATCAAGATCTAATGACGGCTTCGGTTATGAAGCAGTTTATAGTTGCAGTTCCTGGTTTTTATGTAGCAGGTATTTCTACGTCTTTGCCTCATATTTGCGTTACTCTGCAAAAAAATCAGATCGACCTCGTTGTCTTTGAGCCTTTGGGGTTAGCGGAGAATATTGCTGAGGTTGTGGGGCGTATTCATCGTATATCCCCTATGACAGCTTTTATAGTGGTTTCATCAAAAGCAGATCAATTTTCAGTTCGACAGGCTTTAAGCTTGGGAGCTCTCGATTACGTATTAAAACCTTTTTCCTTCGAACGTTTTAGAAGGGCTCTCTATATATGTCAGGACAGGAAAAAACTTCTGAGTACCCTTCCTAAAATTTGTATGCAAAACACGATTGACGAAGTTATTGTAGCTCAGCGAGAGAGACTTTTTTTTAGCTACCTTCCCAATGGAATTCAAAAAGAAACTCTCGAACAAATGGCAGAAACTCTCTCTTCTTTGCAGGAAGCAGCTACTATTGATGAGATAGCTCAATTGACAGGCTTTTCGCGAACGACGACGTGGAGATACCTTCATTATTTGTTGAATATAGGAAGGATTGTTTCAACTCTTGAGTATCAAGTTGCGGGCAGACCGCTGAAGAAGTTTCTATATATTAAATAA
- a CDS encoding methyl-accepting chemotaxis protein, translated as MTIKARLWGMLAVILIVIAVMTGITYYRGQSILVDTINKTGIETTREGTALIDGYFERLTGILNTSAESLRHSWVYLNLTDEDNIENFVTNLTNRNKREGIMNIYMGIEKNGRLADGTGWKEPEGYNVRERPWYKQAVNAGKVVLTDPYIDMVTNEVVLSIAMPIYDNSGALLGVVAEDVNLSSLSEIVASLKIYETGDSMLITHDGLIVSSPHAEDVMKSNLLKDSKFPEALRNVAQKMLDGEEGWATYSYGGVDKIVFYAPTKHGLPLAVFFPLAVITKIIRSLTGVLLIVSVIAIIVIALIVFTIARGLARSIRHMEEATNKIADGDLTTKFDTKGKDEIARISEHLNGMVDRLRDLVSSVKNEAVDTSQRAETLASLSEETVASMEEVAGAINQVLEMSESSSSALEETNASIQEVAASAQSAAKSATDGAEGSSKAVEITETAVEDVDSVINNIAEAVQGSKKGVETIQSLGRSVADISGFVATITSIADQTNLLALNAAIEAARAGDAGRGFAVVAEEVRKLAEESAQAAQKVEVLIVELQKSSESSIGAANDTGRILEKTMNQASSAQEKLREAVAAVVKVSEAVQSIAAVSEEQAASSEEMTSAVQTVTESTTEVVQSVSNIKNASAETTKAAETIAQEAQNMSQAAETLLSLVSQFRVDSGQERTGLVPVK; from the coding sequence GTGACGATTAAAGCCAGACTTTGGGGGATGCTAGCAGTTATTCTTATCGTGATTGCCGTAATGACGGGAATTACGTACTATCGAGGACAATCTATTCTTGTAGATACGATTAATAAGACCGGTATTGAAACAACGCGAGAAGGGACAGCTCTTATTGATGGTTATTTTGAGCGTTTGACAGGTATTCTCAATACTTCAGCGGAATCTCTACGTCATAGTTGGGTCTACCTGAATCTAACTGATGAAGATAACATTGAAAATTTTGTTACCAATTTGACCAATCGGAACAAAAGAGAAGGAATTATGAACATCTATATGGGAATAGAGAAAAATGGTCGCCTCGCTGACGGAACAGGATGGAAAGAGCCGGAAGGGTACAATGTTCGTGAAAGACCTTGGTATAAACAGGCAGTCAATGCAGGCAAAGTTGTTCTTACCGATCCTTACATAGATATGGTGACCAATGAAGTCGTTTTATCTATTGCTATGCCTATTTATGATAATTCAGGAGCTCTTCTTGGTGTTGTTGCCGAAGATGTAAATTTGTCGAGCCTATCTGAGATCGTTGCGTCTCTAAAAATTTATGAGACGGGAGATTCAATGTTAATCACTCATGATGGACTTATCGTTTCTTCTCCTCATGCTGAAGATGTTATGAAGTCTAATTTATTGAAAGACAGCAAGTTCCCTGAAGCGTTAAGAAATGTAGCCCAAAAAATGCTTGATGGTGAAGAAGGATGGGCAACATATTCATATGGAGGAGTCGACAAAATCGTTTTTTATGCACCTACTAAACATGGGCTTCCTCTAGCAGTCTTTTTCCCTCTCGCTGTCATTACTAAGATTATCCGTTCTCTTACAGGGGTATTGCTTATCGTTTCGGTTATAGCCATTATCGTTATTGCTCTTATAGTCTTTACTATTGCGAGAGGCTTGGCTCGTTCTATTCGGCATATGGAAGAAGCGACAAACAAGATTGCAGATGGTGATCTCACAACAAAATTTGATACAAAGGGTAAAGATGAAATAGCCCGTATCTCAGAACACCTCAATGGTATGGTCGATCGCCTTCGTGATCTTGTCTCTTCTGTTAAGAACGAAGCTGTAGATACATCACAGCGAGCAGAGACTCTAGCCTCGTTATCAGAGGAGACTGTTGCTTCTATGGAAGAGGTTGCCGGTGCTATTAACCAAGTGTTGGAAATGTCTGAAAGCAGTTCCTCAGCTTTGGAAGAAACAAACGCTTCTATTCAGGAAGTGGCTGCTAGTGCTCAATCTGCGGCTAAATCTGCAACTGACGGTGCGGAAGGATCTTCAAAGGCAGTTGAGATCACGGAAACAGCCGTTGAGGATGTAGATTCAGTTATTAATAATATAGCGGAAGCTGTTCAGGGTTCGAAAAAAGGAGTTGAAACGATCCAATCTCTTGGACGTTCAGTTGCGGATATTTCTGGATTCGTTGCAACCATAACTTCTATTGCCGATCAGACTAATTTACTGGCTCTTAACGCTGCTATTGAAGCTGCTCGTGCTGGAGATGCCGGACGAGGTTTTGCCGTTGTTGCCGAAGAGGTAAGAAAGCTGGCAGAAGAGTCAGCCCAGGCAGCTCAAAAAGTAGAAGTCCTTATTGTGGAACTTCAAAAGAGTTCCGAAAGCTCTATTGGAGCCGCCAATGATACTGGTCGGATACTTGAGAAAACCATGAATCAGGCCTCCTCTGCGCAGGAAAAACTTCGCGAGGCTGTTGCTGCAGTTGTTAAAGTTTCTGAGGCTGTTCAGAGTATCGCTGCTGTCTCCGAGGAGCAGGCTGCATCTAGCGAAGAAATGACAAGCGCAGTGCAAACTGTTACAGAATCTACAACGGAAGTTGTTCAGTCAGTTAGTAACATCAAAAATGCTTCTGCCGAAACCACAAAAGCAGCAGAAACAATTGCTCAGGAAGCACAAAACATGTCTCAGGCTGCGGAAACACTTTTAAGTCTGGTCTCTCAGTTCAGAGTTGATTCAGGTCAAGAAAGAACAGGTCTAGTTCCTGTAAAATAA
- a CDS encoding methyl-accepting chemotaxis protein, which produces MGFNKLGTRITAIVVILILAAIGGVGFFALQKSSSALSEAAVAYETSEAERIAKTLDNTFGRFNGLLLALNATVKTRFKPVMARALGMDSYVAQFAATNVQFVSELGAQVDETREIFVCFNPEEFEGDKVHMVSFSRENENSIFRYSEKTPYVVADLLNREKDETSWFWRPLDTKEAVWGDIVVREGGEEMIPYSMPVVVEGKVIAIIGMLFDYSFVRDTLQNIHLYETGYSFLLNRDLQFMYHPEFSFEGPSFKEIEGGHLAEFTNQMLNEKSGLFVHDMNGEPVAVAYQTLENGFILGAVAPQNEALAAISALRKAILIGVLIAIAIAVLVIFAFSRSLSVPLNHVVQVAKKISSTGDLSIQLETSSSVTEIRELVSAFNTLILGVGEVVAAIRENAEKVLERAENLNTAAEQGTASVQQVVALTEKVSQNTQDSAAAVEQANAGVQEVAASAQSGAKTASEAGESASQISEAAERGGKAVDAIASLVEEVAGAGKKVGSAIDELAGSVDGITGFVNTITQIADQTNLLALNAAIEAARAGDAGRGFAVVAEEVRKLAEESSRAALQVSDVISEIANRTKTATNDQKGSEAKVNVLVEKAAETKTVIDDVVDKIALVNESVQTIAATMEEQSASAQEMTAGMDNVARTSQEIADQVAQITRSMDEQGEVSQSIAGAAGELVRLSEDMQQAVSKFKLKQEQKKQSTGLVPAEA; this is translated from the coding sequence ATGGGTTTTAACAAACTTGGGACGCGCATTACTGCTATCGTCGTTATTTTGATTCTTGCAGCAATTGGAGGAGTAGGTTTTTTTGCCCTTCAAAAGAGCTCTTCTGCTTTAAGTGAGGCTGCAGTGGCTTATGAAACCTCTGAAGCAGAACGTATTGCTAAAACACTCGATAATACTTTTGGTCGATTTAACGGTTTACTTCTTGCCTTGAACGCTACAGTAAAGACTCGCTTTAAACCTGTTATGGCACGAGCACTTGGAATGGATTCCTATGTTGCACAGTTTGCGGCTACGAACGTCCAATTCGTTTCAGAACTTGGTGCGCAGGTTGATGAAACCCGCGAAATTTTTGTTTGCTTCAACCCTGAGGAGTTTGAAGGCGATAAAGTACATATGGTGAGTTTTTCGAGGGAGAACGAAAATTCCATTTTTAGATATTCTGAAAAAACTCCCTATGTAGTTGCAGATCTTTTAAATCGAGAAAAAGATGAGACCTCTTGGTTTTGGCGTCCTCTGGACACTAAAGAAGCAGTGTGGGGAGATATCGTCGTTCGAGAAGGTGGCGAAGAGATGATTCCCTACTCTATGCCTGTTGTGGTTGAGGGAAAGGTTATTGCCATCATAGGAATGCTTTTTGATTATTCTTTTGTACGGGATACTCTTCAAAATATTCATCTCTACGAAACAGGATACTCCTTTTTGCTCAATAGAGATCTTCAGTTTATGTATCATCCCGAGTTTTCTTTCGAAGGCCCCTCTTTTAAAGAGATAGAAGGCGGACATTTAGCTGAATTTACTAATCAGATGCTCAATGAAAAATCGGGCCTCTTTGTTCATGATATGAACGGTGAACCTGTAGCTGTTGCCTACCAGACTCTTGAAAATGGTTTCATTCTTGGTGCTGTAGCTCCTCAGAATGAGGCTTTGGCAGCTATATCTGCTCTTCGAAAAGCTATTCTTATTGGTGTATTAATTGCTATTGCTATTGCCGTACTCGTTATTTTTGCTTTCTCAAGAAGCTTGTCTGTTCCCCTGAATCACGTCGTTCAAGTGGCTAAAAAGATAAGTTCCACAGGAGATCTTTCTATACAGTTAGAAACATCTTCTTCAGTAACTGAAATTCGTGAGCTTGTAAGTGCTTTTAATACCTTGATTTTGGGGGTAGGCGAAGTTGTTGCGGCTATTCGTGAAAATGCGGAAAAAGTTCTTGAAAGAGCAGAAAATCTCAATACAGCAGCAGAACAAGGAACTGCTTCCGTTCAGCAAGTTGTCGCCTTGACAGAAAAAGTGAGTCAAAATACTCAAGACTCTGCGGCGGCCGTCGAACAAGCTAATGCGGGTGTTCAAGAAGTGGCTGCCAGTGCCCAGTCTGGAGCTAAGACTGCATCGGAGGCTGGGGAGAGCGCATCTCAGATTTCCGAAGCTGCAGAGCGAGGTGGAAAGGCTGTTGATGCTATTGCCAGCCTCGTTGAAGAGGTGGCGGGAGCCGGTAAAAAGGTGGGCTCTGCTATAGATGAACTTGCCGGTTCAGTCGATGGTATTACTGGTTTTGTCAATACAATTACCCAGATTGCAGATCAAACAAATTTGTTAGCTCTTAATGCAGCTATCGAAGCGGCACGAGCTGGAGACGCCGGTCGGGGTTTTGCTGTTGTAGCAGAAGAAGTTCGTAAACTTGCCGAAGAATCAAGCAGAGCTGCTTTGCAGGTAAGCGATGTAATTTCTGAAATTGCGAATCGAACAAAAACAGCGACAAATGACCAAAAGGGCTCAGAGGCAAAGGTTAATGTGCTTGTAGAAAAAGCAGCTGAGACTAAAACTGTTATTGATGATGTCGTCGATAAAATTGCCTTGGTGAACGAAAGTGTTCAGACCATTGCTGCAACAATGGAGGAGCAGTCTGCAAGTGCTCAGGAAATGACGGCAGGAATGGATAATGTTGCTAGAACAAGTCAGGAGATTGCAGATCAAGTGGCACAAATTACTCGCTCTATGGATGAGCAAGGAGAGGTGTCTCAATCTATTGCTGGCGCTGCTGGCGAGCTTGTTCGATTGAGTGAGGATATGCAACAGGCTGTTTCTAAATTTAAACTTAAACAAGAGCAAAAGAAACAAAGCACAGGACTTGTTCCAGCAGAAGCGTAG
- a CDS encoding aldehyde ferredoxin oxidoreductase family protein, whose product MVSRLGTILRVDLSSRKISKEEVDDSLLRKYVGGRGYGSKILFDENPVNVDPFSPENRLIFATGPLTGRSAPAAGRYMVITKSPLTGYIASSNSGGYWGAELAKAGWFMLIIEGKSDHPVYMYIENDHVEIKEGSHLWGLNTHATTDKILEEINDAKAKVLCIGPGGEKLSRIASIMNDKNRAAGRSGVGAVMGSKNLKAIVVKGTNSPYVSNSKELSSVLKEKMAKLKAHPVTSQGLPTYGTAILVNIINQTGAYPYRNWQGAYMDDADKQSGEILAEKYLTNNYHCFGCPIGCGRITKVKDKAGEGPEYETIFAFGACCGIASIEPIIRANYLCNEYGLDTISAGVTIAAAMELYEKKLIAKEELEGGPELTFGNEEAIVYWTEKMGKGEGFGKKLAQGSWQLCNMYGHPELSMTVKKQEMPAYDARGIQGIGLTYAVSNRGACHVRGYLISPEILGAPEKLDPDDISQKPMWAKIFHDLTATIDSSGMCLFTSFALDASDYAAFLKAATGFDYTGDEIMTCGERIWNLERLFNLREGLIPSKEDTLPPRLLKEPIPEGPGKGKLSRVPEMLPEYYKLRGWDEEGVPTEETRKRLDLTS is encoded by the coding sequence ATGGTAAGCCGTTTAGGCACCATTTTGCGGGTAGATTTGTCTTCTCGCAAAATCAGCAAAGAAGAAGTGGATGATTCACTTCTTCGCAAGTATGTTGGTGGACGTGGATATGGTTCTAAAATTCTTTTTGACGAAAACCCTGTCAATGTTGACCCCTTTAGTCCTGAGAATCGTCTCATCTTCGCTACAGGTCCCTTAACAGGCCGTAGTGCACCTGCCGCCGGCCGTTATATGGTCATAACCAAAAGCCCTTTAACCGGATATATTGCATCAAGCAATTCCGGCGGATATTGGGGAGCTGAGCTAGCTAAAGCTGGTTGGTTCATGCTTATTATTGAAGGGAAATCGGATCATCCCGTATATATGTATATCGAAAATGATCATGTGGAAATAAAAGAAGGAAGCCATCTTTGGGGGCTCAATACGCATGCGACAACAGATAAAATCCTTGAAGAAATCAATGATGCGAAAGCAAAAGTATTATGTATTGGCCCAGGGGGAGAAAAACTTTCCCGTATAGCTTCTATTATGAACGACAAAAACAGAGCGGCAGGACGAAGTGGCGTCGGAGCCGTAATGGGTTCAAAAAATCTAAAAGCCATTGTTGTGAAAGGAACAAATTCTCCTTATGTATCAAATTCCAAAGAACTTTCTTCAGTGCTGAAAGAAAAAATGGCAAAACTGAAAGCCCATCCTGTCACAAGCCAAGGTCTTCCTACATACGGGACAGCAATTTTAGTCAATATTATTAACCAAACAGGAGCGTATCCATACAGGAACTGGCAAGGTGCATATATGGATGACGCCGACAAACAATCTGGAGAGATATTAGCAGAAAAATATCTTACAAATAACTATCATTGTTTTGGATGCCCCATAGGATGTGGACGAATAACAAAAGTAAAAGACAAAGCAGGAGAAGGGCCTGAATACGAAACAATTTTCGCATTTGGCGCATGTTGTGGCATTGCATCCATTGAACCTATTATTCGCGCCAATTATCTATGTAACGAGTACGGCCTCGATACGATCAGTGCCGGCGTCACCATTGCCGCAGCAATGGAGCTATATGAAAAAAAACTCATTGCAAAAGAAGAACTCGAAGGTGGCCCTGAACTAACCTTTGGGAATGAGGAAGCTATCGTATATTGGACAGAGAAGATGGGAAAAGGGGAGGGCTTTGGCAAAAAATTAGCTCAAGGTTCTTGGCAATTATGTAACATGTATGGACATCCAGAGCTCTCTATGACCGTAAAAAAGCAAGAGATGCCAGCGTACGATGCCAGAGGAATTCAGGGAATAGGTTTGACATATGCAGTGAGTAATCGAGGAGCATGTCATGTCAGAGGTTATCTTATCTCTCCGGAGATACTCGGAGCCCCTGAAAAGCTTGACCCTGATGATATATCACAAAAACCAATGTGGGCAAAAATATTCCACGACCTTACCGCAACTATTGATTCTTCAGGCATGTGTCTTTTCACATCCTTTGCCCTTGATGCTTCTGACTATGCAGCGTTCTTAAAAGCAGCAACAGGGTTCGACTATACTGGAGATGAAATAATGACGTGCGGAGAAAGGATCTGGAATCTTGAGCGACTTTTCAACTTGCGGGAAGGACTTATCCCGTCAAAAGAAGATACACTTCCACCTAGATTGTTGAAAGAGCCGATACCAGAAGGACCTGGAAAGGGAAAGCTCAGTCGAGTTCCTGAAATGCTTCCCGAATACTATAAATTACGAGGTTGGGACGAAGAAGGAGTACCTACGGAAGAGACACGGAAGCGCCTTGACCTTACGTCGTAA
- a CDS encoding MurR/RpiR family transcriptional regulator, which produces MLKELITAKMNELSPGQKKVARFILEKPREAAFLTASQLGSHVGVSEATVIRFAYTLGLSGYLELHQAIRNMLIDHLSTLERLEKYRSSGEKGLLDTAMSKDLNAMQLARSRLDEEILQDLASLFVKAPAIYIAGYRSSYTLAYYLSFYLSWLLPDVKLMPLDTPYELLVNAPKQSVVVGISFPRYSTWTVNVLCHAKENDLQTVAITDEYTSPLATYALHVVAIPYTPISFIDSFAAPISTLNCIILSIAQELGDKVSSRLEILERYWKANHLYEPSIL; this is translated from the coding sequence ATGTTAAAAGAACTCATTACAGCAAAAATGAATGAATTATCCCCGGGGCAAAAGAAAGTTGCCCGCTTCATTTTAGAGAAACCACGAGAGGCCGCTTTTCTAACAGCATCACAACTTGGTTCACATGTTGGAGTAAGCGAAGCGACAGTTATCCGATTCGCCTATACATTGGGTTTATCTGGCTATCTGGAACTTCATCAGGCAATTCGGAATATGCTCATTGATCATCTATCGACTCTCGAACGCTTGGAAAAATATAGATCTTCAGGTGAAAAAGGACTTTTAGACACGGCAATGAGCAAAGATCTTAACGCTATGCAATTGGCCAGGTCTCGTCTTGATGAAGAAATTCTTCAAGATCTTGCTTCTCTTTTCGTTAAGGCTCCTGCCATCTATATCGCTGGTTATAGAAGCTCATACACTCTAGCCTACTATCTCTCATTCTACCTGTCATGGCTATTACCAGATGTAAAATTGATGCCCCTTGATACTCCATACGAGCTACTTGTCAATGCGCCAAAGCAAAGTGTCGTTGTAGGAATTAGTTTTCCTCGATACTCAACATGGACTGTTAATGTACTTTGTCATGCTAAAGAAAATGACTTACAAACAGTTGCTATAACAGATGAATATACAAGTCCTTTAGCTACCTACGCCCTTCATGTCGTGGCAATACCATACACACCAATCTCATTCATCGACTCTTTTGCCGCTCCAATAAGTACATTGAATTGCATTATTCTCAGTATAGCCCAGGAGCTTGGCGATAAAGTTTCATCTCGTCTTGAGATTTTAGAGCGCTATTGGAAGGCTAACCACTTATACGAACCTTCAATCCTTTAA